A part of Arachis hypogaea cultivar Tifrunner chromosome 12, arahy.Tifrunner.gnm2.J5K5, whole genome shotgun sequence genomic DNA contains:
- the LOC112726646 gene encoding phosphoenolpyruvate carboxylase 2 — MAATSRNIEKMASIDAQLRLLAPRKVSDDDKLVEYDALLLDRFLDILQDLHGEDIRQTVQDCYELSAEYEGKHKTEKLEELGNMLTGLDAGDSIVIAKSFSHMLNLANLAEEVQIAYRRRIKLLKKGDFADENSAITESDIEETFKRLVTELKKSPQEVFDALKNQTVDLVLTAHPTQSIRRSLLQKHGRIRNCLTQLYAKDITPDDKQELDEALQREIQAAFRTDEIRRSPPTPQDEMRAGMSYFHETIWKGVPKFLRRVDTALKNIGINERVPYNAPLIQFSSWMGGDRDGNPRVTPEVTRDVCLLARMMAANLYFSQIEDLMFELSMWRCNDELRVRADELHVSSRRDAKHYIEFWKQIPPNEPYRVILGDVRDKLYNTRERARQLLANGTSDIPEETTFTNVEQFLEPLELCYRSLCACGDRPIADGSLLDFLRQVSTFGLSMVRLDIRQESDRHTDVMDAITKHLEIGSYREWSEERRQEWLLSELSGKRPLFGPDLPKTEEIADVLETFHVIAELPSDNFGAYIISMATAPSDVLAVELLQRECHVKQPLRVVPLFEKLADLESAPAAVARLFSIDWYRNRINGKQEVMIGYSDSGKDAGRLSAAWALYKAQEELIKVAKDFGVKLTMFHGRGGTVGRGGGPTHLAILSQPPETIHGSLRVTVQGEVIEQSFGEEHLCFRTLQRFTAATLEHGMHPPVSPKPEWRVLLDEMAVIATKEYRSIVFQEPRFVEYFRCATPELEYGRMNIGSRPSKRKPSGGIESLRAIPWIFAWTQTRFHLPVWLGFGSAFKHAIEKDPKNLLMLQDMYNQWPFFRVTLDLIEMVFAKGDPGIASLYDKLLVSEELLPFGERLRTKYEETKSFLLKVAGHRDLLEGDPYLKQRLRLRDSYITTLNVLQAYTLKRIRDPDYHVKLRPHLSKEFMESNKPAAELVKLNPKSEYAPGLEDTLILTMKGIAAGMQNTG, encoded by the exons ATGGCAGCTACTAGTAGGAACATTGAGAAGATGGCTTCAATTGATGCTCAGCTGAGGTTGCTGGCACCAAGGAAGGTTTCTGATGATGACAAGCTTGTTGAGTATGATGCTTTGTTGCTTGATCGATTCCTTGACATTCTTCAGGATTTGCATGGTGAAGATATCAGGCAAACG GTTCAAGATTGTTATGAGCTTTCAGCTGAGTATGAAGGGAAGCATAAGACTGAGAAGTTGGAGGAACTTGGGAATATGCTAACTGGTCTTGATGCTGGGGATTCTATTGTCATTGCCAAATCATTTTCCCACATGCTTAATTTGGCTAACTTGGCAGAAGAAGTCCAAATTGCCTACCGAAGAAGGATTAAACTATTAAAGAAGGGCGATTTTGCTGATGAGAACTCTGCCATCACTGAATCTGACATTGAAGAAACCTTCAAGAGGCTTGTGACTGAACTGAAGAAGTCCCCACAGGAAGTGTTTGATGCCTTGAAGAACCAAACTGTAGATTTGGTCCTAACTGCTCATCCCACTCAGTCCATTCGTCGATCTCTGCTGCAAAAGCATGGAAG GATAAGGAACTGTCTGACACAGTTGTATGCAAAAGACATAACACCGGATGATAAGCAGGAACTTGATGAGGCTCTCCAAAGAGAG ATTCAAGCTGCATTTCGCACAGATGAAATTCGAAGGAGTCCTCCGACACCACAAGATGAGATGAGGGCAGGAATGAGCTACTTTCATGAGACAATATGGAAAGGTGTACCAAAGTTTTTGCGCCGTGTTGACACAGCTCTGAAGAACATCGGAATAAATGAGCGTGTCCCATACAATGCCCCtcttattcaattctcttcttggATGGGAGGAGATCGTGATG GTAACCCTAGGGTAACCCCTGAAGTTACAAGGGATGTGTGTTTGCTGGCTAGAATGATGGCTGCTAATTTATACTTCTCTCAGATAGAAGATCTCATGTTTGAG CTGTCTATGTGGCGCTGCAATGATGAGCTTCGTGTTCGTGCTGATGAACTCCATGTGTCCTCAAGGAGAGATGCAAAACATTACATTG AATTTTGGAAGCAGATTCCTCCAAATGAGCCATATCGTGTTATTCTTGGTGATGTGAGGGACAAACTATACAATACACGCGAACGTGCTCGCCAGTTATTAGCCAATGGAACCTCTGACATCCCCGAAGAGACAACCTTCACAAATGTTGAGCAG TTCCTGGAGCCCCTTGAACTCTGCTATAGATCACTCTGCGCATGTGGTGACCGACCAATAGCAGATGGTAGCCTTCTTGATTTCTTGCGGCAAGTTTCCACATTTGGACTCTCAATGGTAAGACTCGACATTCGTCAAGAGTCAGACCGGCACACTGATGTCATGGATGCCATTACCAAACACTTGGAGATTGGATCATACCGAGAGTGGTCTGAGGAACGCAGGCAGGAATGGCTTCTGTCAGAGCTCAGTGGAAAGCGCCCTCTGTTCGGCCCTGATCTTCCCAAAACAGAAGAGATCGCCGATGTTCTGGAAACCTTCCATGTCATTGCAGAACTTCCCTCAGACAACTTTGGTGCCTACATAATCTCAATGGCAACAGCACCGTCTGATGTGCTTGCTGTTGAGCTCTTACAACGGGAATGCCATGTGAAGCAACCGCTAAGGGTTGTGCCATTGTTTGAAAAGCTTGCTGATCTTGAGTCTGCTCCTGCTGCAGTGGCGCGGCTTTTCTCTATTGATTGGTACAGAAACCGAATCAATGGGAAGCAAGAAGTTATGATAGGATACTCAGACTCAGGAAAAGATGCCGGTCGTCTTTCTGCGGCTTGGGCGCTGTACAAGGCTCAAGAGGAGCTCATAAAGGTTGCGAAGGATTTCGGTGTTAAGCTGACAATGTTCCATGGCAGAGGAGGGACTGTTGGAAGAGGAGGCGGCCCCACTCACCTTGCTATATTATCTCAGCCACCAGAAACCATTCATGGCTCACTTCGGGTGACAGTTCAAGGTGAAGTTATTGAACAATCCTTTGGAGAGGAGCACTTGTGCTTTAGAACTCTCCAGCGATTCACTGCTGCTACACTTGAGCACGGAATGCACCCTCCCGTGTCACCCAAACCGGAATGGCGAGTGCTGCTAGATGAGATGGCTGTCATTGCAACGAAGGAGTATCGCTCCATTGTTTTCCAGGAACCCCGTTTTGTTGAATACTTCCGATGT GCTACCCCTGAGTTGGAGTATGGACGAATGAACATTGGAAGTCGTCCATCAAAGAGAAAGCCGAGTGGAGGAATCGAATCACTGCGTGCTATTCCATGGATTTTTGCTTGGACACAAACAAGGTTTCATTTGCCAGTGTGGCTTGGCTTTGGTTCTGCATTTAAGCATGCAATTGAGAAGGATCCAAAGAATCTCCTAATGCTTCAGGATATGTACAACCAGTGGCCTTTCTTCAGGGTCACCCTGGACTTGATCGAGATGGTGTTCGCCAAGGGAGACCCGGGGATCGCTTCCCTGTACGACAAACTCCTAGTGTCAGAAGAGCTGTTGCCATTCGGAGAGCGCTTGAGGACTAAATATGAAGAAACCAAGAGTTTTCTCCTTAAG GTTGCTGGGCACAGGGATCTTCTTGAAGGTGACCCCTACTTGAAGCAAAGGCTTCGTCTCCGCGATTCATACATCACAACCCTGAATGTGTTACAAGCCTACACGTTGAAGAGAATCCGCGACCCCGACTACCATGTCAAGTTGAGGCCACATTTGTCAAAGGAATTCATGGAATCAAACAAGCCAGCTGCAGAACTTGTTAAACTCAACCCAAAAAGTGAGTATGCTCCTGGTTTGGAGGACACACTTATCTTGACAATGAAGGGTATTGCTGCTGGCATGCAAAACACAGGTTAA